The Hyphococcus flavus genome contains a region encoding:
- a CDS encoding DNA polymerase III subunit gamma/tau, whose protein sequence is MAETETSDGKDDAAPYQVLARKYRPQNFDDLIGHGPMVRTLKNAFASDRIAHAYILTGVRGVGKTTTARILARALNYVGPNGEDNGPQMDLKQEGRHCRAIAESRHPDVMEMDAASRTGVGDIRELIEGVRYAPVEARYKVYIIDEVHMLSTAAFNALLKTLEEPPPHVKFIFATTEIRKLPVTVLSRCQRFDLRRIDPEMLTDHLSNIAEKEKVNIDRDGLWMIARAAEGSVRDALSILDQAIVQHGKKDGEAVTADEIREMLGLADRSSVWALLDAAMKGDAKEALTGFRAQYDAGAEPAQIIRDMLDLTHLLTRIKAAGPEAASHGPAGEADAERAKNMADALEMNALTRSWSLLMKGLSETQIAPDAAAAGEMALIRLCFAADLPTPDEALRALKKNSDDGVGADNAPAPKRGKASSPAPAEAVYNPPADGKEPAKIIDIKPPLSQRPKDRAPWLRAFDDVVKLAGKMRDAKLRTELESYVHLVSFREGRIELRLHDDAPGDLANRLAVRLKEWTGRQWIVTVTSESKGAETLRDARTREVMEHPMVTRALELFPGAEVTAIREPETVAEPAPDETEEDAPVDPDDDAVAEAIRKRTETGKP, encoded by the coding sequence ATGGCAGAAACCGAAACCAGCGACGGGAAGGATGACGCCGCGCCTTATCAGGTGCTGGCGCGCAAATACCGTCCGCAGAATTTCGACGATCTGATCGGCCATGGCCCCATGGTGCGGACGTTGAAAAACGCGTTTGCGTCTGACCGGATCGCCCACGCCTATATCCTCACCGGCGTGCGGGGGGTGGGAAAAACCACAACCGCGCGCATTCTCGCCCGGGCGCTCAACTATGTCGGCCCGAATGGCGAGGATAACGGGCCGCAGATGGACCTGAAGCAAGAGGGTCGCCACTGCCGAGCCATCGCCGAGAGCCGGCATCCGGACGTGATGGAAATGGACGCTGCGTCCCGCACCGGCGTCGGCGATATTCGCGAGCTGATCGAGGGCGTTCGCTACGCCCCGGTTGAGGCGCGCTACAAAGTCTACATCATCGACGAAGTGCACATGCTGTCGACGGCGGCGTTCAACGCGCTCCTCAAAACGCTCGAAGAACCGCCGCCGCATGTGAAGTTCATCTTCGCGACGACGGAAATCAGAAAGCTGCCCGTGACCGTGCTGTCGCGCTGTCAGCGTTTTGACTTGCGCCGTATCGATCCGGAAATGCTGACCGATCATCTCAGCAACATCGCCGAAAAAGAAAAGGTCAATATCGACCGCGACGGTCTGTGGATGATTGCGCGCGCGGCGGAGGGGTCCGTGCGCGATGCGCTGTCGATCCTCGATCAGGCGATTGTTCAGCATGGGAAGAAAGATGGCGAGGCGGTAACGGCGGATGAAATCCGCGAGATGCTCGGCCTCGCGGACCGTTCTTCCGTCTGGGCGCTCCTGGATGCGGCCATGAAAGGCGATGCAAAAGAAGCGCTCACCGGGTTCCGCGCGCAATATGATGCCGGCGCGGAACCGGCGCAGATCATTCGCGACATGCTTGATCTGACGCACTTGCTGACGCGCATCAAGGCGGCGGGACCGGAAGCCGCAAGCCACGGACCAGCAGGCGAGGCCGATGCGGAGCGTGCGAAAAACATGGCCGATGCGCTCGAAATGAATGCGCTGACGCGTTCGTGGTCGCTGCTGATGAAGGGGCTTTCCGAAACGCAAATCGCGCCCGATGCCGCGGCGGCTGGCGAAATGGCGTTGATCCGTCTTTGCTTCGCGGCTGACCTGCCGACCCCGGACGAGGCTCTGCGCGCCTTAAAAAAAAACAGTGACGACGGGGTAGGGGCGGATAACGCCCCGGCGCCGAAACGCGGGAAGGCGTCAAGTCCTGCTCCTGCTGAGGCGGTCTATAATCCGCCTGCGGACGGTAAAGAACCGGCGAAAATCATCGACATCAAACCGCCCCTGTCACAGCGGCCAAAGGACAGGGCCCCTTGGCTGCGCGCCTTTGACGATGTCGTGAAACTCGCAGGGAAAATGCGTGACGCAAAGCTGCGCACGGAACTGGAAAGTTACGTTCATCTTGTTTCATTCAGGGAAGGCCGTATTGAACTGCGCCTTCACGATGACGCGCCGGGCGATCTCGCCAACCGTCTCGCCGTGCGCCTCAAGGAATGGACCGGGCGGCAATGGATCGTCACGGTCACGTCAGAGTCAAAAGGCGCAGAGACTTTGCGCGACGCGCGCACACGCGAAGTGATGGAACACCCCATGGTCACCCGCGCGCTGGAATTGTTTCCGGGGGCGGAAGTGACCGCCATTCGCGAACCGGAAACCGTGGCGGAGCCCGCGCCCGACGAAACCGAAGAGGATGCGCCCGTCGACCCCGATGACGATGCGGTGGCCGAGGCGATCAGAAAACGCACCGAAACAGGAAAGCCCTAA
- a CDS encoding c-type cytochrome produces MKDPLFFNKVAFSVLAALLLIFGLPQLTAAIFGGGHHGGGDELHLAYGGEVNLDTGGPVEEAPEVDLGTLLANADASAGERRSAICKSCHTFEQGGANGTGPNLWNIVGGQVAQTAGFNYTSALRDFGGSWTYERLDAYLKNSQEYIPGTAMVQRFPRDTQRADLLAYLATLTNGDPVAFPEPAPAPEPEETADAESDSDVELDTAEQALDNEPVE; encoded by the coding sequence ATGAAAGACCCTCTTTTCTTCAACAAGGTTGCATTTTCAGTGCTGGCGGCGCTGCTCTTGATCTTTGGCTTGCCGCAGTTGACGGCGGCGATCTTTGGCGGCGGCCACCATGGCGGTGGTGACGAGCTGCACCTTGCCTATGGCGGCGAAGTCAATCTCGACACCGGCGGCCCGGTTGAAGAAGCGCCGGAGGTTGACCTTGGCACGTTATTGGCCAACGCCGACGCATCCGCCGGCGAGCGCCGATCGGCGATCTGCAAATCCTGCCACACCTTCGAACAGGGCGGCGCCAACGGCACGGGGCCGAACCTCTGGAATATCGTCGGGGGCCAAGTGGCGCAAACCGCAGGATTTAACTACACCAGCGCGCTGCGTGACTTTGGCGGGTCGTGGACCTATGAGCGCCTCGATGCATACCTAAAGAACTCTCAGGAATATATTCCCGGCACCGCAATGGTGCAGCGCTTTCCGCGCGACACTCAGCGGGCGGACCTTCTGGCGTATCTGGCGACGCTGACGAATGGCGATCCGGTTGCGTTCCCTGAGCCTGCGCCAGCGCCTGAGCCGGAAGAAACAGCAGATGCCGAGAGCGACAGCGATGTCGAGCTGGACACCGCTGAACAGGCGCTGGACAACGAACCTGTGGAATGA
- a CDS encoding helix-turn-helix transcriptional regulator, with translation MAKTPIINNIRVLRFHANEMTQGQLAERIGVTRQTVAAIEKGKYSPTLEAAFRIAAVFGVPFDDVFRYEPGADQQFQKRLKKDG, from the coding sequence ATGGCGAAAACGCCCATCATCAATAATATTCGCGTCCTGCGGTTTCACGCCAACGAGATGACGCAAGGCCAACTCGCTGAGCGTATCGGCGTCACGCGCCAGACCGTCGCCGCCATCGAAAAGGGGAAATACTCCCCGACGCTCGAGGCGGCGTTTCGTATCGCCGCGGTTTTCGGCGTGCCCTTTGACGATGTTTTTCGCTATGAACCGGGTGCCGACCAGCAATTTCAAAAACGGTTGAAAAAGGACGGTTGA
- the nudC gene encoding NAD(+) diphosphatase has product MRARHALVTTARMKIGDNPNWFAGSPLERVNNEKDNDDAIAARLKDPDSLLIPLWRGDPLVANGAAAFLSAAAFKEFPADAPIAILGMKNGAAYFAIDASGASASAEEAPFSDIGEYMNLRMAAGIVSRDDLAIIGHARWLFEWRRQHRFCANCGGDVAFSISGAKADCRSCEAEHFPRVSPVAIVLAVHEDHCLLGRGPHFPEGMLSALAGFIEAGETPEEAARREIFEEAGVALTDIRYQFSQPWPFPSSLMMGFLADAEGRTLNLDTEEIVEARWISLEDTRMLLDGEERGNVILPPKFTIARQLLERWAAH; this is encoded by the coding sequence TTGCGCGCGCGCCATGCGCTTGTCACAACAGCGCGCATGAAAATCGGCGACAATCCAAACTGGTTTGCAGGCAGCCCGCTTGAACGGGTGAATAATGAAAAAGACAATGACGACGCCATTGCGGCGCGGCTGAAAGATCCTGACAGCCTGCTGATACCGTTATGGCGCGGCGACCCGCTGGTGGCGAACGGCGCCGCCGCATTTTTATCCGCCGCCGCCTTCAAAGAATTCCCCGCAGATGCGCCGATCGCGATCCTCGGCATGAAAAACGGCGCCGCTTATTTCGCCATTGACGCATCTGGCGCCAGCGCATCCGCAGAAGAAGCGCCTTTTTCTGACATCGGCGAGTATATGAACCTGCGCATGGCGGCGGGAATAGTGTCACGAGACGATCTCGCCATCATCGGTCACGCACGCTGGCTGTTTGAATGGCGGCGCCAGCATCGCTTTTGCGCCAATTGCGGCGGCGATGTCGCGTTTTCAATCAGCGGCGCCAAGGCGGATTGCCGGTCGTGCGAGGCCGAACATTTTCCGCGCGTTTCGCCAGTAGCAATCGTGCTGGCCGTGCACGAAGATCATTGCCTGCTGGGACGTGGCCCGCATTTTCCGGAGGGGATGTTGTCTGCGTTAGCCGGCTTTATCGAGGCTGGCGAAACCCCGGAAGAAGCCGCAAGGCGCGAGATTTTCGAAGAAGCCGGCGTTGCGCTCACTGATATCCGCTATCAGTTCTCACAACCCTGGCCGTTTCCGTCATCCTTGATGATGGGCTTCCTCGCTGATGCAGAAGGTCGAACACTTAATCTTGATACAGAGGAAATTGTCGAAGCGCGGTGGATATCGCTGGAAGACACGCGCATGCTATTGGATGGCGAAGAACGCGGAAACGTCATCTTGCCGCCGAAGTTCACCATTGCGCGGCAGTTACTTGAGCGGTGGGCTGCGCATTAG
- a CDS encoding prephenate dehydratase, translated as MSDDNAGKSFIAYQGEPGAFSELACKQYAPQLTPMPCATFEDAFEAVSSGRAAKAMLPIENSLAGRVADIHHLLPGANLHIIAEYFLPVEHHLMVRPGVNMDQVKIVRSHAMALGQCRRFIRDHGLKAEMSGDTAGAARHLAEEGHDDEAVIASSLAAQHYNLDVLAANIEDEAHNTTRFLEMAREPQDADPDDGAVVTSFVFEVRNIPAALYKAMGGFATNGVNMTKLESYQLDGAFTATMFYADIEGHPAHEPVRLALEELSFFSSSLKILGVYKAARVR; from the coding sequence ATGAGTGATGACAACGCAGGAAAAAGCTTCATCGCCTATCAGGGCGAGCCGGGCGCGTTTTCAGAACTCGCCTGCAAGCAATACGCGCCGCAATTGACGCCAATGCCCTGCGCCACGTTTGAAGACGCCTTCGAAGCCGTCAGTTCCGGCCGTGCTGCAAAGGCGATGCTCCCCATTGAAAACTCGCTCGCCGGACGGGTGGCTGACATTCATCACCTGCTGCCTGGCGCGAACCTTCACATTATTGCCGAGTACTTCCTGCCCGTAGAGCATCACCTGATGGTCCGCCCCGGGGTGAATATGGATCAGGTGAAAATCGTGCGCTCTCACGCCATGGCGCTCGGGCAATGCCGGCGTTTCATTCGTGACCACGGCCTGAAAGCGGAAATGTCAGGCGATACGGCGGGGGCCGCGCGCCATCTTGCCGAAGAGGGGCATGACGATGAAGCCGTGATCGCTTCATCGCTGGCGGCGCAACATTACAATCTCGATGTGCTGGCGGCGAATATCGAGGACGAGGCGCACAACACCACTCGCTTCCTGGAAATGGCCCGCGAGCCTCAGGATGCGGACCCGGATGACGGCGCGGTGGTGACCAGCTTTGTGTTCGAAGTGCGCAACATTCCAGCAGCGCTTTACAAGGCTATGGGTGGCTTTGCGACCAATGGGGTCAACATGACCAAGCTTGAAAGCTATCAACTCGACGGCGCGTTCACGGCGACCATGTTCTATGCCGATATAGAAGGACACCCGGCGCACGAGCCTGTGCGCCTCGCGCTGGAAGAGCTCAGTTTCTTCTCGTCATCCCTGAAAATTCTCGGCGTTTATAAAGCCGCGCGGGTGCGCTAA
- a CDS encoding serine hydrolase domain-containing protein, whose translation MLRVLSLSVFAVWVAFGADRARADDVFEAHLEEVAASGDVVGMAVAVVRGGETAFLKTYGAREIGAPAPVDERTRFRIASLSKGFAATLAAQLIEEKGLSLEDKAVDFAPALRLKGTGQTSAATLEYVLSHRLGLPPYAYDNLLEAGIDPDVILRRFGEVDQICRVGACYAYQNVGFNIVEAAVAAAEGKPFAASMAERLIVPLGMTDTTLGMEGLKVDDNWARPHRRRRGQAWRETPVRQPYYDVPAAGGVNTTITDMAVWLASQMGHAPHVVSDEMRALMHEPRVHTPAEVRRLPRESRVTRAHYGLGWRIYDYAGHRVIAHSGSVEGYSAQIAFLPDRDVGIVLLTNSRSREFWRIMPAFLDQELGL comes from the coding sequence ATGTTGCGGGTTTTATCTCTTTCGGTGTTTGCGGTCTGGGTTGCGTTCGGGGCTGATAGAGCAAGAGCTGACGACGTATTCGAGGCGCATCTGGAGGAGGTGGCGGCGTCAGGCGACGTGGTCGGTATGGCGGTCGCGGTGGTACGCGGCGGTGAGACGGCTTTTCTGAAAACATACGGCGCCCGTGAAATTGGCGCGCCTGCGCCGGTTGATGAGCGCACTAGGTTTCGCATCGCGTCCCTTTCAAAAGGATTTGCCGCGACGCTGGCTGCGCAACTGATCGAAGAAAAAGGGCTCTCGTTGGAAGACAAGGCTGTCGACTTCGCCCCCGCGCTTCGCTTGAAGGGGACCGGCCAGACTAGTGCAGCAACCCTTGAATACGTCCTCAGTCACCGGCTCGGCCTGCCGCCCTACGCGTATGACAATCTGCTTGAAGCGGGCATCGATCCCGATGTGATTTTGCGCCGTTTTGGCGAGGTCGATCAGATTTGCCGCGTGGGCGCCTGTTACGCGTACCAGAATGTCGGCTTCAATATTGTTGAGGCGGCGGTTGCGGCGGCGGAAGGCAAACCCTTTGCCGCATCCATGGCGGAGCGTCTTATCGTGCCGCTCGGTATGACCGATACGACGCTTGGCATGGAAGGTCTGAAGGTCGATGACAATTGGGCGCGGCCGCATCGGCGCCGTCGCGGTCAGGCCTGGCGCGAGACGCCAGTACGCCAGCCCTATTACGACGTGCCGGCGGCGGGCGGCGTCAACACGACGATCACAGACATGGCGGTGTGGCTGGCTTCCCAGATGGGACATGCGCCGCATGTGGTCTCCGATGAGATGCGGGCCTTGATGCACGAACCCAGAGTGCACACCCCGGCGGAAGTACGGCGCCTGCCGCGGGAATCCCGTGTCACGCGCGCCCACTACGGCCTCGGCTGGCGGATTTACGATTATGCCGGTCATCGCGTGATCGCCCATTCCGGTTCTGTCGAGGGCTATAGCGCGCAGATTGCGTTTCTGCCGGACCGGGATGTGGGGATTGTGCTCTTGACCAACTCCCGCTCCAGAGAGTTTTGGCGGATCATGCCGGCCTTTCTCGACCAGGAACTTGGCCTTTAA
- a CDS encoding aspartyl/asparaginyl beta-hydroxylase domain-containing protein: MPDISQHTPDEFLEAFLEDPGNAPLALYAGAALDAAGRLEEALTVWTFGADQNAILRTIHLHPEANDDLRAHSKRADDAIRNHFSSLHRSTVEDFARTLDKDDLDRVRSGVWLHYAIAPVNFRVEKQRPLNFYVPGLPARPITPNDTLPWTADIEAAWEDIRAEFEAAIAQNAKQYPYVPEDLEEPYWASLRGKMDWSALYMHFNANVMDEAAMFPKTLAALETAPTVKRDGVPLETFFSRLQPGAHIPPHHGLTNTRLTVHLPLIVPDGCEIRVGDELHQWQEGKIVAFDDSFEHEAWNKSDKDRVVMIFETHHPDLSPTEIEAIEKVYSVFDEWVSGRADRIGLEFPPAEETTN, translated from the coding sequence ATGCCTGATATTTCCCAGCACACCCCGGATGAGTTTCTTGAGGCCTTTCTTGAGGACCCTGGCAACGCGCCGCTGGCGCTCTATGCGGGCGCCGCGCTTGACGCCGCCGGCCGGCTGGAGGAAGCGCTTACCGTCTGGACATTCGGGGCTGACCAGAACGCGATCCTGCGCACCATTCACCTGCACCCGGAAGCAAACGACGATTTACGCGCGCATTCAAAGCGCGCTGACGACGCGATCCGAAATCATTTTTCTTCATTACACCGCTCAACCGTCGAAGATTTCGCAAGAACCCTGGATAAGGACGATCTTGACCGCGTCCGGTCAGGCGTCTGGCTACATTACGCTATCGCTCCCGTAAATTTCAGAGTGGAAAAGCAGCGGCCATTGAACTTTTACGTTCCAGGCTTGCCCGCGCGTCCCATCACGCCAAACGACACGTTGCCGTGGACAGCGGATATCGAAGCTGCATGGGAAGACATACGCGCGGAATTCGAGGCCGCTATCGCGCAAAACGCAAAACAATACCCATACGTGCCGGAAGACCTTGAAGAGCCATACTGGGCCTCTTTACGGGGCAAAATGGACTGGTCGGCGCTTTACATGCACTTCAACGCCAATGTCATGGACGAAGCGGCGATGTTTCCCAAAACACTCGCGGCGCTGGAAACGGCGCCAACTGTGAAACGTGACGGCGTGCCGCTTGAAACTTTTTTCTCGCGTTTGCAGCCCGGCGCGCATATCCCGCCGCATCATGGCCTGACCAATACGCGACTGACCGTTCACCTGCCGCTGATCGTGCCTGATGGTTGCGAAATCAGGGTCGGCGATGAACTCCATCAGTGGCAGGAGGGAAAGATCGTTGCTTTCGACGATAGCTTCGAACATGAAGCCTGGAACAAGTCCGACAAGGATCGCGTGGTGATGATTTTCGAAACACACCACCCGGATTTGAGCCCGACCGAGATCGAAGCCATCGAAAAGGTCTATTCCGTATTCGATGAATGGGTCTCCGGTCGCGCCGACCGCATCGGGCTGGAATTTCCGCCCGCTGAAGAAACGACAAATTAA
- a CDS encoding YbaB/EbfC family nucleoid-associated protein, translating to MDIGKLMKQAGEMQAKMQEMQEQLADLEATGEAGGGMVKVTLNGKGYAKAVAIERSLMKEDEAEILEDLIAAAINDAKSKLEEETQARMKDMTQGLPLPPGMKLPF from the coding sequence ATGGATATTGGAAAGCTCATGAAACAGGCCGGCGAAATGCAGGCCAAGATGCAGGAAATGCAGGAACAACTCGCGGATCTTGAGGCGACGGGCGAGGCCGGCGGCGGCATGGTGAAAGTGACGCTGAACGGCAAGGGCTACGCCAAAGCCGTCGCGATAGAGCGTTCGCTGATGAAGGAGGATGAGGCGGAAATCCTCGAAGACCTTATCGCCGCCGCCATCAACGACGCGAAATCAAAGCTGGAAGAAGAAACGCAAGCCCGCATGAAAGACATGACCCAAGGTCTGCCGCTGCCCCCGGGCATGAAGCTGCCGTTTTAA